TCGACATCGCGGCGTCCAACCGCACGTCCAGGGAGCCGAGGTCCTCCCGGAGCTGGCCGGTCGTGCGCGGGCCGATGATGGCGACACGGCCGGTCGTGGCGGCCGCTGCCTTCTGCCGGAGCCACGCCAGGATCCCGTACCGCGAGCCCGGTCAGCGCACCCGGGACCGGTACGCGCTGACCGACCAGGGCCTCCAGCTGCTGACCGCCCTCTTCGCGCTCATGGAGTGGGGTGACCGCCACCTCGCGCCCGAAGGCGGTCCGGTCCGCCTGCGCCATCGCGACTGCGGCGCCATGGTCCACGTCGGTCTGCGCTGCAACCAGGGCCACGGCGTGGACGCCGACGACATCGACGTCGTTCCGGGGCCGTCCCTGGAGAAGTCCTTCGGCGACATGCCGTAAGGGGTGGGGGCCTCCTCGGCGGGTCCATATCTGCCTTAGCTTGACATGAGTCAGGTATCGCTGGGGACCGAGCCTACGGACTGGACGCCCGCCCCTGCGGCGGCTGCGTGCGGTCGGCGGGCGGCGGCGGGGCCGCGTAGCGGTGTTCGGGCCGGCCGGCGTCGCCGTAGCGCAGCGAGAGTTCCAGGGACCCGTTGTCCTGGAGGTAGCGCAGGTAGCGCTGCGCCGTCGAGCGGCTGATCCCCGCGCGGGCCGCGACCTCCTGGGCCGACAGGGGGCTCTCGGCCCGCGCGACGACCTGGCAGATGAGGTCCACGGTCGGCCCGGACCAGCCCTTGGCCGGCGCGGTGGACGCGCTCGACGGGGTCCGTACCGTGCCGAAGATGCGGTCGATCTGCCGCTGCCCCGTCTGCCCGGCCTGTCCCGGCTGCCCCGTCGCGGTGCGCGCGCTCGCGTCCCGGAGGGCGCGCCGCAGCTCGGCGTAGCTCTCCAGCCGGGAGCGCAGGCCCTCGAAGGTGAACGGCTTGACGAGATAGTGCAGCACGCCGTAGCGCAGGGCGGCCTCGACGACCTCCACGTCCTGCGCGGCGGTGACCATGATGACGTCGCTGCGCATGCCCCGCTGCCGCATGCCGCGCACCAGGTCGAGGCCGGTCCGGTCGGGCAGGTAGTGGTCCAGCAGCAGGAGGTCGACCCGGTCGCGCTCCAGCACGTGCAGGGCCTGCAGGGCGGTGTGGGCGGTGCCCATGACGTGGAAGCCCGGCACCTTGCCCACATAGGCCGCGTTGACCTCCGCGACGTGGAAGTCGTCGTCGACCACAAGAACTTCCATCATGACGGCTCTCCTGTCAGGACGGGCTGAGGCGGTGCGGGCGGCGGGCCGGCGACGATGTCGGGGAACGTGACGGTGAAGACGGAGCCGCCGCCGGCCCGGGCGGCCACGCGGGCCGTTCCGCCGTAGCGTTCGGCGAGGCTGCGGACCATGGCCAGTCCGAGGCCACGGCCACGATGGGTCGGGGACGCCTTGGTTGTCCAGCCCTCCTGAAAGATGGTGTTGCGCAGTTCCACCGGAACCCCCGGGCCGTTGTCGCTGACGCGGATCACGACCGTGTCGGCTTCCACGAAGGCCTCCACCTCGACCACGGACCGGGCCCCGGCCTGCCCGCCGCCCACCACGTCCAGGGCGTTGTCGATCAGGTTGCCCAGCACGGTCACGATGTCCCGCGCGTCGATCAGACCCGTGGGCAGGTGGGTCCGGTCGGACAGCCGCAGGCTCACCCCGCGTTCCGAGGCGATGGCGGACTTGCCGACCAGCAGGGCGGAGACCATCGGCATGCGGACGCGTTCGGAGATCTCCTCGGCCAAGGCGCGGCGGGCGCTCGTGAGCCCGGCGACGTAGTCGCGGGCCCGGTCGGGCATGTCCAGTTCGAGGAAGCCGAGCACCGTGTGCAGGCGGTTGGCGTGCTCGTGGTCCTGGGCCCGCAGGGCGTCCAGCAGGCCCTTGATGGAGTCCAGCTCCCTGCCGAGCAGCTCGACCTCGGTCCGATCCCGCAGGGTGACGACCGAGCCGCCGTCCGGGGTCGGCATCCGGTTGGCGATCAGCACGCGGTTCCCGCGCACGGTGAGCAGGTCGCGGCCCGTGACCTGCCCGGCGATCACGTCGCGGGAGCGCCCCGGCGGAAGGATCTCGTCGAGGTCGCGCCCCTCGGCGTCGCCCTCGATGGCGAGCAGGCGCGCCGCCTCGTCGTTCACCAGGCGGACCCGCTCGCGGTCGTCGAGGGCGATGATGCCCTCACGCACGGCGTGCAGCATGGCCTCGCGCTCCGAGAGCAGCGCGGAGATGTCGCCGACCGAGACGCCGTGCGTGCGCTTGCGCAGGGTGCGGGACACCAGGAACGCGGCACAGGCGCCGACGGCGAGTGCCGTGCCCGCGTACCGCAGCAGCCCGGGCAGGGCCGCGAGCAGGCGGTCCCGCACACCGGAGTAGGCGATCCCCACCGACACCGCGCCGATCATCCGGCCGCCGCCGTCGCGCAGCGGCACCTTCGCCCGCGCCGAGGTGCCGAGGGTTCCCCGGTCGACCTGGAGGACGACGTGCCCGTGCAACGGGATGGAGGGATCCGTCGACACGAGGTGGCCGATCTGCCGCACGTCCGTGTGGGACCAGCGGATCCCGCGCATGTCCATGACCACGACATACAGGGCCCCCGTCGCCTCACGGGTGCGTTCGGTCTGCCGCTGCACGGGGCCCAGCGGGCTGGGATCGCTCGTCAGCAGCCCCGCGGCGATGTCCGGATCGGCCGCGGTGGTCTGGGCGATGGCCAGCGCCTGGTGCTCGGCCTGGTCGTCGAGCTGGGTGCGCAGCGGCTGGAGGAACAGCCCGGTCAGCAGGAGCAGGACGCCCGTGGTGATGAGGAGCTGGGCGATCAGCACCTGGGCGAAGACCTGCCTCGGCCAGCCGATGCGCAATCGGGCCACGATGCCACCTGCCCTTCCGGTACCTCCCCACGCGACCGGACGTTTCACCGGTGCGAACGCACCGTAACCGGCGAGGTTTCGGCCAGGGAAGGTCCCGCGCACCAGCTCGTGCGCCGGCCGTCGGCACAATGAGCAGAATGCCGCTCAACAGGAACAACCGGTGGTTGCGGGCCAAAGCTTTCCCCGCGTCGGCGGCGTTCCTAAGTTCCGCGGCATGACAAGCCCATCGAGTCCGGCCATCGAACTGCGCGGAGTCCGCAAGGCCTTCCGGACGCCGTCCGGTGGCTCACACACCGCCGTGCGCGACCTCGACCTCATCGTGCAGCAAGGAGAGTTCGTCGCCGTCGTCGGCCCCACCGGTTGCGGGAAGTCGACCACCCTCACCCTGGTCAGCGGCCTCGAGGAGCCGACCGACGGCGAGGTGATGCTGTCCGGCACGCCGGTGCGCGGCATCGACGAGCGGGTCGGCTTCGTCTTCCAGCAGGACGCCGTCTTTCCCTGGCGCACCGTCCTGTCCAACGTGATGGCGGGCCCCCGGTTCCGGGGCGCGCCCAAGGCGGACGCCAAGGAGCGGGCCCGCGAGTGGCTGGCCCGCGTCGGCCTGACCGCCTTCGAGGACCGCTACCCCCACCAGCTCTCCGGCGGCCAGCGCAAGCGCGTCGCGCTCGCCTCGACGTTCGTCAACGACCCGTCGATCCTGCTCATGGACGAGCCGTTCTCCGCCCTCGACGTGCAGACCCGCGCCCTGATGTCGGACGAGCTGATGGAGCTGTGGGCGGGCACCGGATCCTCGGTCGTGTTCGTCACCCACGACCTGGAGGAGTCCATCGCGCTCGCCGACAAGGTCGTCGTGATGACCGCCGGCCCCGCGACCGTGAAGGAGATCTTCACCATCGACCTCCCGCGCCCCCGCCGCGTCGAGTCCGTCCGCCTGGAGCCGCACTTCGTCGAGATCTACCGGGAGATCTGGTCGTCCCTGGGCGAAGAGGTCCGCATCACCCGTGAAAGGGGTGCCCAGAATGTCGCCTGACACCCACACCGCGACCGCACCCGAGGCCGCCGCCAAGCCCGGACGCTCCGAGGAGCGCAGCCGCGCCGCACGCCGGCGCCGCGTCGTCGTCCTCTTCTGCCGCGCCGCCCTCCTCGTCCTCGTCCTCGGCATCTGGGAGTGGTTCTCCCGCTCGGGGATCATCGACCCGTTCAACTTCTCGATGCCCTCGAAGATCTGGGGCCAGATCCAGCAGTGGCTCCTGCACGGCACCCCGCAGGGATCGCTGGGCGAGCAGATCTGGTACACCCTCTACGAAGCGCTGCTCGGCTGGGTCATCGGCGTGTTCGGCGGAGTCGTGCTGGGCATCGCGCTGGGCCGCGTCCGGTTCCTCGCCGACGTCATGGGCCCCTACATCAAGGTCCTCAACGCCCTGCCGCGCATCGTCCTCGCCCCGATCTTCCTCATCTGGTTCGGCCTGGGGCCGGCGTCCAAGGTCGCCTCCGCGGTCGTCCTCGTCTTCTTCCCGGTCTTCTTCAACGCCTTCCAGGGCGCCCGGGAGGTCGACCGGCACCTCATCGACAACGCCCGCATCCTCGGGGCCCGCGACCGCCAGGTCACCTTCCAGGTCGTCATCCCCGCGGCCACCTCGTGGATCTTCACCAGCCTCCACGTGAGCTTCGGCTTCGCCCTCATCGGCGCCATCGTCGGCGAGTACATCGGAGCGACGAAGGGCATCGGGCTGCTCGTCTCCGCCTCCCAGGGCACCTTCAACTCCGCCGGTGTCTACGCGGCCATGGTCATCCTCGCCGTCGTCGCCCTGCTCGCCGAGGGCCTGCTCACCTTCATGGAGAACCGGCTGTTCCGCTGGAAGCCCGCCGACAGCGAGGCCCGCTGACCTCCTGCCGCTGACCTCCCGACGCCGGCCTTCCGTCCGGCCTTCCGCCGCCCCCCGCTGACCTTCCCCACCCTTCACCACCCTGGAGCCGTGCATGTCCCGTCGCACCGTGACCTCGAAGAAGACCACCAGGACGGTCACCAAAGTGACCACCGTGATGACCGCGCTCGCCGCCCTGGCCGCGCTGAGCGGCTGCGCCGACGAGGTGTCCTCGCACTCGTCGGACGGCGGCGGAGGCGGCAAGGGCGGCAAGGTGAAGATCATGGTGGGAGGCATCGACAAGGTCATCTACCTGCCCGCGATGCTGGCCCAGCGGCTCGGCTACTTCAAGGACGAGGGCCTCAACATCGAGCTCCTCACCGAGCCGGCCGGCATCGACGCCACCACGTCCCTGATCGCCGGGAACGTCCAGGGCGTCGTCGGTTTCTACGATCACACCCTCGACCTGCAGACGAAGGGCAAGCAGGTCGAGTCCGTGGTCCAGCTCGCCCAGACGCCGGGTGAGGTCGAGATCGTGTCCAACAAGGCGGCGGGCGGCATCAAGTCGCCCAAGGACTTCGCGGGCAAGAAGCTCGGCGTCACCGGCCTCGGATCCTCCACCGACTTCCTCACGAAGTACCTCGGTGTCAACGCCGGCGTCTCGACGGACCAGTTCACCAACGTCGCCGTCGGGGCCGGGCAGACCTTCATCTCCGCCCTCCAGAAGGGATCCATCGACGGCGGCATGACCACCGACCCGACCGTCGCCCAGATCCTCGACAAGAAGTTGGGCAAGGTCCTCGTCGACATGCGGACCCCGGAGGGATCCCAGAAGGCCCTCGGCGGGCTGTACCCGTCCTCCAGCCTCTACATGAACACGGACTGGGCGAACGGGCACAAGGACACCGTCCAGAAGCTCGCCAACGCCTTCGTGCGCACGCTCAAGTGGATGTCCACGCACGACGCCGAGGAGATCGCGGCGAAGATGCCCAGCGACTACGCGCAGGGCGGTCAGGGCCTGTACGCCCACGCGATCGACAGCACCCTGCCGATGTTCACCAAGGACGGCAGGATGCCGGCCGACGGACCGGCCACGGTGCAGCGGGTGCTGAAGTCCTTCAACCCGAACCTGAAGGACGCGACCATCGACCTGAAGAAGACGTACACCACCGAGTTCACGGACAAGGCCCACTGACGAGGGGGGCTGGCGCACGCCCGGCCGCACGGGGTGGCAAGGGCCCCCGTGCGGCCGGGACGCCACCGGCACCGGCTCACCGGTGCCGTGGCCGCGCGGGTTCGCCGGGTCGGCCGGGAGTCTGCACAGCTGATCGGCTCCGCACTACGGTGACACCCTACGAAGGAGGCACCCCATGCCGATCCTGCAGGACCTGCGCGACGCACTCGCGTCCGGGCAGGTGGAGGTCGTCGATCTCACCGCGCCCCTCACCGCGGACACCCCGACGCTGCGGTTGCCGCCGGAGTTCGGGCAGACCGCGAAGTTCGAGCTGGAGGAGATCAGCAGCTACGACGCGCGGGGTCCTGCCTGGTACTGGAACAACTTCCGTACCGGCGAGCACACCGGTACGCACTTCGACGCGCCCAACCACTGGGTCACCGGCAAGGACGGCGAGGACGTCGCCTCCGTCCCGCCGGGCCGGCTGATAGCGCCCGCGGTGGTGCTCGACTACTCCGCCGAGGTCGCGGAGAACCCCGACTTCCTCCTTGAGATCGAGCACGTCCAGGCGTGGCAGGAGCGGCACGGCCCGCTGCCCGAGGGCGGCTGGCTGCTGTTCCGCACCGGCTGGGACGCCCGCTCGCACGAGCAGGAGGAGTTCCTCAACGCCGACGAGGCCGGGCCGCACACGCCGGGCCTGTCGGTCGCGTGCGCGCGCTGGCTCGCCGAACAGTCGCCGGTGATCGGGCTCGGCGTCGAGACGGTCGGCACCGACGCGGGCGCCGCGGCCGGCTTCGATCCGATGTTCCCGTGCCACACGATGATGCACGGCGCCGGCAAGTACGGGCTGACGCAGTTGCAGAACCTCGCCCGGCTGCCGGCCACCGGCGCCATGGTGGTGACCGGCCCGCTGCGCATCGTCGGCGGCTCGGGCAGCCCGGTGCGGGCCCTGGCCCTCGTGGAGCACTGACGCCATGGACCCCATCGACCCGGCGGCCCCCGTCGCCCCCGGGAACACCGTCGCCGGGGCCGTCGGCAGCACGCTGGCCCGGCTCGGCGTCGACCACGTCTTCGGCGTCGTCGGCTCCGGCAACTTCCACCTGACCAACGCGATGACGGCGGCCGGCGCGAGATTCGTCGCGGCACGGCACGAGTGCGGCGCGGTGGTCATGGCGGACGGGTACACGCGCATGAGCGGGCGCCTCGCCGCGGTGTCCCTGCACCAGGGCCCCGGCCTGACCAACGCCATGACGGGCATCGCCGAGGCGGCCAAGAGCCGCACGCCGCTCGTCGTGCTCGCCGCCGACGTGACGGAGCCGCGGTCCAACTTCCACGTCGACCAGCACGCGCTGGCCACCGCGGTGGGCGCGACGGCGATGCGCGTGACGGCGGCGGAGTCCGCGGTCGACACCACGGTGTCCGCGTACCGCACGGCGGTCACCGAGCGCCGCACCGTGCTGCTCAACCTGCCGCTCGCGGTACAGGAGATGCCGGCGGCCGGACCGGTCGCCCTGCCCGCGCCGCCCGCCGGCGAGCCCTACGCCACGTCCGGCGACGAGCTCGCCGCTCTGGTCGAGGCGTTGCGCAGCGCGGAACGTCCGGTCTTCGTCGCGGGCCGCGGGGCGCGACTGCCGGGCAGCCGTGAAGCGCTCAGCGACCTCGCGGGGGCGTGCGGCGCGCTGCTCGCGACGAGCGCCGTGGCGAAGGGCCTCTTCCACGGCGATCCGTGGTCGCTGGACGTCTCCGGCGGATTCGCCACACCGCTGGCCGCCGAGCTGATCACGGCCGCGGATCTCATCGTCGGCTGGGGCTGCGCGCTGAACATGTGGACGATGCGGCACGGCAGGCTGATCGGCCCGGACGCCACCGTCGCGCAGGTGGACGTCGACAGCCACGCGCTCGGCGCGCACCGCGACATCCACATCGGCGTGCACGGACCGGTCATCGACACCGCACGCGCCGCACTGGAGGCGCTGGGCACCGCGCACACCGGTTACCGCACCGAGGCCGTCCGCGAGCGGATCGCCGCCGAGGGACGCTGGCGCGACGTGCCCCACGACGACGACTCGACGCCCGACCACATCGACCCGCGGGCGCTGTCGGCGGCGCTCGACGAGCTGCTGCCCGCCGAGCGCGTCGTGTCCGTCGACTCCGGGAACTTCATGGGCTACCCGAGCGCGTACCTCTCGGTCCCCGACGAGAACGGGTTCTGCTTCACCCAGGCGTTCCAGTCGATCGGCCTCGGGCTCGCCACCGCGATAGGCGCGGCACTCGCGCAGCCGTCGCGCCTACCGGTGGCCGCGCTCGGGGACGGCGGCGTGCTGATGGGCGCGGCCGAGCTGGAGACCGTGGCACGGCTCGGCATCCCGATGCTCGCCGTGGTGTACGACGACGCCGGGTACGGGGCCGAGGTCCACCACTTCGGCCCGGACGGCCACGACCTGGCGACCGTCCGGTTCCCGGACACCGACATCGCCGCGATAGCGCGCGGCAACGGCTGGGAGGCGGCACAGGTGCGTACCGTGTCCGACCTCGGCGCCGTGGCCACCTGGCTGGCCGGTGACAGGAGCCGGCCCATGCTCGTCGACGCGAAGGTGACGAGCGCGCCGTCGTGGTGGCTGGAGGAGGCGTTCCGCGGCCACTGACGACCAGGGGTGCCCTCGTGGGGCGGCGGATGTCGAGAACGGCATGGCTGCTGCGTCCCAGGGGTGGAAGCGGCCACTGCGGCCCCATCACACCCAGGAGGCCGGCATGACGATCCAGCGGATGGACAACGTCCTCATCGTCGTCGACGACCTGGACGCCGTCATCGCGTTCTTCGTCGAACTCGGCATGGAGCCGGAGGGCAAGGGGCCCGTCGAGGGGCGCTGGGTGGACCGCGTCATCGGGCTGGACGGGGTCCGGCAGGACG
The nucleotide sequence above comes from Streptomyces sp. TS71-3. Encoded proteins:
- a CDS encoding helix-turn-helix transcriptional regulator, which gives rise to MAAAAFCRSHARIPYREPGQRTRDRYALTDQGLQLLTALFALMEWGDRHLAPEGGPVRLRHRDCGAMVHVGLRCNQGHGVDADDIDVVPGPSLEKSFGDMP
- a CDS encoding response regulator; this translates as MMEVLVVDDDFHVAEVNAAYVGKVPGFHVMGTAHTALQALHVLERDRVDLLLLDHYLPDRTGLDLVRGMRQRGMRSDVIMVTAAQDVEVVEAALRYGVLHYLVKPFTFEGLRSRLESYAELRRALRDASARTATGQPGQAGQTGQRQIDRIFGTVRTPSSASTAPAKGWSGPTVDLICQVVARAESPLSAQEVAARAGISRSTAQRYLRYLQDNGSLELSLRYGDAGRPEHRYAAPPPPADRTQPPQGRASSP
- a CDS encoding sensor histidine kinase, whose translation is MARLRIGWPRQVFAQVLIAQLLITTGVLLLLTGLFLQPLRTQLDDQAEHQALAIAQTTAADPDIAAGLLTSDPSPLGPVQRQTERTREATGALYVVVMDMRGIRWSHTDVRQIGHLVSTDPSIPLHGHVVLQVDRGTLGTSARAKVPLRDGGGRMIGAVSVGIAYSGVRDRLLAALPGLLRYAGTALAVGACAAFLVSRTLRKRTHGVSVGDISALLSEREAMLHAVREGIIALDDRERVRLVNDEAARLLAIEGDAEGRDLDEILPPGRSRDVIAGQVTGRDLLTVRGNRVLIANRMPTPDGGSVVTLRDRTEVELLGRELDSIKGLLDALRAQDHEHANRLHTVLGFLELDMPDRARDYVAGLTSARRALAEEISERVRMPMVSALLVGKSAIASERGVSLRLSDRTHLPTGLIDARDIVTVLGNLIDNALDVVGGGQAGARSVVEVEAFVEADTVVIRVSDNGPGVPVELRNTIFQEGWTTKASPTHRGRGLGLAMVRSLAERYGGTARVAARAGGGSVFTVTFPDIVAGPPPAPPQPVLTGEPS
- a CDS encoding ABC transporter ATP-binding protein yields the protein MTSPSSPAIELRGVRKAFRTPSGGSHTAVRDLDLIVQQGEFVAVVGPTGCGKSTTLTLVSGLEEPTDGEVMLSGTPVRGIDERVGFVFQQDAVFPWRTVLSNVMAGPRFRGAPKADAKERAREWLARVGLTAFEDRYPHQLSGGQRKRVALASTFVNDPSILLMDEPFSALDVQTRALMSDELMELWAGTGSSVVFVTHDLEESIALADKVVVMTAGPATVKEIFTIDLPRPRRVESVRLEPHFVEIYREIWSSLGEEVRITRERGAQNVA
- a CDS encoding ABC transporter permease — its product is MSPDTHTATAPEAAAKPGRSEERSRAARRRRVVVLFCRAALLVLVLGIWEWFSRSGIIDPFNFSMPSKIWGQIQQWLLHGTPQGSLGEQIWYTLYEALLGWVIGVFGGVVLGIALGRVRFLADVMGPYIKVLNALPRIVLAPIFLIWFGLGPASKVASAVVLVFFPVFFNAFQGAREVDRHLIDNARILGARDRQVTFQVVIPAATSWIFTSLHVSFGFALIGAIVGEYIGATKGIGLLVSASQGTFNSAGVYAAMVILAVVALLAEGLLTFMENRLFRWKPADSEAR
- a CDS encoding ABC transporter substrate-binding protein, yielding MTALAALAALSGCADEVSSHSSDGGGGGKGGKVKIMVGGIDKVIYLPAMLAQRLGYFKDEGLNIELLTEPAGIDATTSLIAGNVQGVVGFYDHTLDLQTKGKQVESVVQLAQTPGEVEIVSNKAAGGIKSPKDFAGKKLGVTGLGSSTDFLTKYLGVNAGVSTDQFTNVAVGAGQTFISALQKGSIDGGMTTDPTVAQILDKKLGKVLVDMRTPEGSQKALGGLYPSSSLYMNTDWANGHKDTVQKLANAFVRTLKWMSTHDAEEIAAKMPSDYAQGGQGLYAHAIDSTLPMFTKDGRMPADGPATVQRVLKSFNPNLKDATIDLKKTYTTEFTDKAH
- a CDS encoding cyclase family protein; protein product: MPILQDLRDALASGQVEVVDLTAPLTADTPTLRLPPEFGQTAKFELEEISSYDARGPAWYWNNFRTGEHTGTHFDAPNHWVTGKDGEDVASVPPGRLIAPAVVLDYSAEVAENPDFLLEIEHVQAWQERHGPLPEGGWLLFRTGWDARSHEQEEFLNADEAGPHTPGLSVACARWLAEQSPVIGLGVETVGTDAGAAAGFDPMFPCHTMMHGAGKYGLTQLQNLARLPATGAMVVTGPLRIVGGSGSPVRALALVEH
- a CDS encoding thiamine pyrophosphate-binding protein codes for the protein MDPIDPAAPVAPGNTVAGAVGSTLARLGVDHVFGVVGSGNFHLTNAMTAAGARFVAARHECGAVVMADGYTRMSGRLAAVSLHQGPGLTNAMTGIAEAAKSRTPLVVLAADVTEPRSNFHVDQHALATAVGATAMRVTAAESAVDTTVSAYRTAVTERRTVLLNLPLAVQEMPAAGPVALPAPPAGEPYATSGDELAALVEALRSAERPVFVAGRGARLPGSREALSDLAGACGALLATSAVAKGLFHGDPWSLDVSGGFATPLAAELITAADLIVGWGCALNMWTMRHGRLIGPDATVAQVDVDSHALGAHRDIHIGVHGPVIDTARAALEALGTAHTGYRTEAVRERIAAEGRWRDVPHDDDSTPDHIDPRALSAALDELLPAERVVSVDSGNFMGYPSAYLSVPDENGFCFTQAFQSIGLGLATAIGAALAQPSRLPVAALGDGGVLMGAAELETVARLGIPMLAVVYDDAGYGAEVHHFGPDGHDLATVRFPDTDIAAIARGNGWEAAQVRTVSDLGAVATWLAGDRSRPMLVDAKVTSAPSWWLEEAFRGH